A part of Paenibacillus donghaensis genomic DNA contains:
- a CDS encoding tetratricopeptide repeat protein, whose product MIEITSENDEDLGNVIPVTLDASFFFERAVRSLDRFQYDKALKNFRKAVEYEPDNPVNHCNMAGILSEMGKYEASNQILIHVLDHIDPSMTECHFYMANNYANMESFEEAERSLVTYLEEDVAGEFLSESEELMELLQYELDRPAPLVRIKSREGVVEHERARALLEEGKFTQAVALLQEIVQNTPDFLAAHNNLGLAYFYMGRFAKAKECIVEVLKLDEGNLHALCNMAIFLQYEGDGGQLGQLVTMLENTVPFHQEHVFKMATTMGILGRHRTAYSHFRRLLKDEEVGGDAGLYHYCAAAASNSGMYAEARRCWQKALKLDPESAVPRFFLAQLVQAQAEGTPLPSVSYNYQLPFQEQLKRWKNNKDSFTEEVRNNPLLRSSFFWALRYGDAATKHQVTEALCWIEDEEMSEVLRGLLAQQPAQEDKLHETALLSLQRLIGSGPEDPEQLQTDEKTLPSRFKTPPEWREEWQKIIDQAMSGMDRRYEASQRKDAELLWKQFVGSLYPDVPHIRHTEAWSAALEYLVAKLHRISVTYRELAQRYGVSPSMVSRYARRIENECGSFKESRGGSLSPFTENI is encoded by the coding sequence ATGATAGAGATTACTTCAGAGAATGATGAGGATTTGGGCAATGTAATTCCTGTCACTCTGGATGCCAGTTTTTTCTTTGAAAGAGCCGTTCGGTCGCTTGACCGCTTTCAATATGATAAGGCATTAAAAAATTTTCGCAAAGCTGTAGAATATGAACCGGATAATCCGGTGAATCATTGCAATATGGCGGGTATATTATCAGAGATGGGCAAATATGAGGCGTCGAATCAGATTCTCATCCATGTTCTGGACCATATTGACCCGTCAATGACGGAATGTCACTTCTATATGGCTAACAATTACGCCAATATGGAAAGCTTTGAAGAGGCGGAACGTTCGCTTGTCACTTATCTTGAGGAAGATGTGGCCGGAGAATTTCTGTCCGAGTCGGAAGAACTGATGGAACTGCTGCAATATGAGCTGGACCGTCCTGCTCCGCTGGTGCGGATCAAGAGCCGTGAGGGAGTAGTCGAGCATGAACGGGCCAGAGCGTTGCTTGAAGAGGGTAAGTTCACTCAGGCTGTCGCCCTGCTGCAGGAAATTGTGCAGAATACACCCGACTTCCTGGCCGCGCACAACAATCTGGGCTTGGCCTATTTCTATATGGGACGCTTCGCCAAAGCCAAGGAATGTATAGTTGAGGTGCTGAAGCTGGATGAAGGCAATCTTCATGCGCTCTGTAATATGGCTATCTTTCTGCAGTATGAGGGGGACGGCGGACAGCTCGGGCAGCTGGTAACTATGCTTGAGAACACGGTTCCTTTTCACCAGGAGCATGTATTCAAGATGGCTACGACAATGGGAATCCTGGGCCGCCATAGAACGGCGTACAGTCATTTCCGCCGTCTGCTGAAGGACGAGGAGGTTGGCGGCGACGCCGGGCTGTATCATTATTGTGCGGCGGCCGCCAGCAACAGCGGAATGTACGCAGAAGCCCGGCGCTGCTGGCAAAAAGCCTTGAAGCTGGACCCCGAATCGGCGGTTCCGCGCTTTTTCCTGGCGCAGCTGGTGCAAGCGCAGGCTGAGGGAACACCGCTGCCTTCTGTGAGCTACAACTATCAGCTGCCGTTTCAGGAGCAACTGAAGCGGTGGAAGAACAACAAGGACAGCTTCACCGAGGAAGTGCGCAACAACCCGCTGCTACGCTCGTCCTTCTTCTGGGCGCTGCGTTATGGAGATGCTGCCACGAAGCATCAGGTCACGGAAGCATTATGCTGGATTGAGGACGAGGAGATGTCCGAAGTGCTGCGTGGGTTGCTTGCGCAGCAGCCGGCACAGGAGGATAAGCTGCATGAGACGGCGCTGCTTAGTCTGCAGCGGCTGATCGGCAGCGGCCCGGAAGATCCAGAGCAGCTTCAGACGGATGAGAAGACGCTGCCGTCCAGATTCAAAACTCCACCGGAGTGGAGAGAGGAATGGCAGAAGATCATCGACCAGGCTATGTCAGGGATGGACCGGCGTTACGAAGCGTCACAGCGGAAAGACGCCGAGCTGCTCTGGAAGCAATTCGTGGGCAGCCTGTATCCCGATGTGCCCCACATCCGCCATACTGAAGCCTGGAGTGCGGCATTGGAGTATCTGGTTGCCAAGCTGCATAGAATATCGGTAACCTACCGTGAGTTAGCTCAGCGTTACGGAGTATCTCCTTCGATGGTAAGCCGTTATGCAAGGCGTATCGAGAACGAGTGCGGCAGCTTCAAAGAGAGTAGGGGCGGCAGCCTGTCGCCATTTACCGAGAATATCTAA
- the trxB gene encoding thioredoxin-disulfide reductase, translating to MYKTIVIGTGPAGLTAAIYLARANLSPLVIEGLQPGGQLTTTTEVENFPGFPEGILGPDLMDNMRKQAERFGAEFKNGWVESVDFSQRPFKVTVDGLGVLEAESVIISTGASARYMGIPGEQENVGRGVSTCATCDGFFFRGKKIVVVGGGDSAMEEASFLTRFASSVTLVHRRSELRASKIMQDRARDNSKVVWALDRTPLEVATDEKGVKGLMVRNNETGNSELVEADGVFVAIGHTPNTAFLGDQITTDPNGYIVVNPGTTETNIPGVFACGDVQDTRYRQAISAAGTGCMAAMDAEKYLEGSMVHDWSESLDK from the coding sequence ATGTACAAAACGATTGTAATCGGAACAGGCCCGGCAGGGCTGACAGCTGCCATCTACCTGGCGCGCGCCAACCTGAGCCCGCTGGTAATTGAAGGTTTGCAGCCAGGCGGACAACTGACAACGACGACAGAAGTGGAGAACTTTCCCGGCTTCCCTGAAGGAATTTTGGGTCCTGATCTGATGGATAATATGCGCAAGCAGGCGGAGCGGTTTGGTGCGGAGTTTAAGAATGGCTGGGTGGAGTCCGTTGATTTCTCACAGCGGCCTTTCAAAGTGACTGTGGATGGGCTGGGTGTGCTGGAAGCCGAATCCGTCATTATCTCAACCGGCGCTTCTGCCCGTTATATGGGCATTCCCGGTGAGCAGGAGAATGTGGGCCGCGGGGTCAGCACCTGTGCTACCTGTGATGGATTCTTCTTCCGCGGCAAAAAGATCGTCGTGGTGGGCGGGGGCGACTCTGCGATGGAGGAGGCCAGCTTCCTGACCCGCTTCGCTTCCAGCGTTACGCTGGTTCACCGCCGTTCCGAGCTGCGCGCCTCCAAGATTATGCAGGACCGCGCGCGCGATAACAGCAAGGTCGTGTGGGCGCTTGACCGCACACCGCTTGAGGTCGCTACCGACGAGAAGGGTGTCAAAGGACTGATGGTGCGCAACAATGAGACGGGCAACAGTGAGCTTGTGGAAGCGGATGGCGTGTTTGTAGCTATTGGACATACTCCGAATACCGCTTTTCTGGGCGATCAGATTACGACAGACCCTAACGGGTATATTGTAGTCAATCCCGGCACCACAGAAACGAATATACCCGGAGTATTTGCCTGTGGTGATGTTCAGGATACCCGGTACCGCCAGGCCATTTCGGCAGCCGGAACCGGCTGTATGGCCGCGATGGATGCCGAGAAATACCTGGAAGGCTCGATGGTCCATGACTGGAGCGAATCGCTGGACAAATAA
- a CDS encoding class I SAM-dependent methyltransferase, with protein sequence MRKRDYIQESKSFDEVADTYDVYRPSYPPELINTIISAAALEPESKLLEIGAGSGKASELFLERGYGLLCIEPGQQLAELGLRKHEGKRIEYAVTRFEDWQQPRLENDLVFSAQAFHWVPQPEGYRKCSEVLKPDGRLALFWNFYLCGDTKEDRELASICGEHQVFSFASEDEINQRIDRTSAEIPASGYFAAPEVYRYQWSTVLDADSFIGFLQTGSEYLILTEQERSRAVAEISAVIAKNGGQVSFHFVTGLFISAKLVTP encoded by the coding sequence ATGAGAAAACGCGATTACATACAAGAAAGCAAAAGCTTTGATGAAGTGGCCGATACTTATGATGTGTATAGACCAAGCTATCCGCCCGAGCTGATAAATACGATCATTTCGGCTGCAGCGCTAGAGCCGGAGTCGAAGCTGCTTGAGATCGGGGCAGGCAGCGGCAAAGCCTCAGAGCTGTTCCTGGAGCGCGGCTACGGACTGCTATGTATCGAGCCGGGGCAGCAGCTGGCAGAGCTGGGATTACGCAAGCATGAGGGCAAAAGAATAGAATACGCAGTCACAAGATTCGAGGATTGGCAGCAGCCGCGCCTGGAGAATGATCTGGTATTCTCCGCACAGGCTTTTCATTGGGTGCCGCAGCCTGAAGGCTACAGAAAATGTTCAGAGGTGTTGAAACCAGACGGGCGGTTGGCCCTGTTCTGGAATTTCTATTTATGCGGCGATACCAAGGAAGACCGGGAGTTGGCCAGCATCTGCGGGGAGCACCAGGTCTTCTCCTTTGCCAGCGAGGACGAAATTAATCAGCGGATCGACAGAACTTCAGCCGAGATTCCCGCCAGCGGATATTTCGCAGCACCGGAGGTTTACCGTTATCAGTGGAGCACCGTGCTGGACGCGGACAGCTTCATCGGGTTCTTGCAGACAGGCAGCGAATATCTGATACTGACGGAGCAAGAACGCAGCCGGGCGGTGGCCGAGATCAGCGCAGTTATAGCCAAAAACGGCGGACAAGTCTCCTTTCATTTTGTAACCGGACTATTTATATCAGCCAAGCTGGTTACTCCTTAG
- the uxaC gene encoding glucuronate isomerase: MGKKFMDENFLLSSETARQLFHNYASDMPIIDYHCHLSPKEIYENKTFRNITEAWLAGDHYKWRVMRANGVEERFITGDASDYDKFLAWARTVPRIIGNPLYHWTHLELQRFFGVHELLSEESAPMIWDTVNRQLQGEGFGARDLILKSNVTTVCTTDDPVDSLEYHRQISGLKGFAASVVPGFRPDKALEINRATFKPWVAQLSEAAGRSIENYGQFLEALESRVRFFHSSGGRVSDHALDAVRYAPATLEEAAVIFAKGLNGDKVSEQEEGQYKGFTLVFLGKLYSELDWAMQFHIHALRNNNSVMFGRLGPDTGYDSINDGAIAGPLAGLLDALEREGALPKTILYSLNPNDNHVIASLMGSFQGGGVAGKLQFGTAWWYNDNKDGMLEQMKTLANLGVLSQFVGMLTDSRSFLSYTRHEYFRRILCDLVGSWVEDGEAPEDMELLGGMIKNICYTNAKQYFNFEQVLVTT, encoded by the coding sequence ATGGGCAAAAAATTCATGGACGAAAATTTCCTGTTATCCAGCGAGACGGCAAGACAGCTGTTCCATAATTATGCGAGTGATATGCCGATTATTGATTACCATTGTCACCTTAGCCCCAAGGAGATTTATGAGAACAAGACCTTTCGTAATATCACGGAAGCCTGGCTGGCCGGAGATCATTATAAATGGAGAGTGATGCGGGCGAACGGGGTGGAAGAAAGATTCATCACCGGGGATGCCTCGGATTACGACAAGTTTCTAGCCTGGGCAAGAACCGTGCCGAGGATTATCGGCAATCCGCTGTACCACTGGACCCATCTGGAGCTGCAGAGATTCTTTGGAGTACATGAGCTGCTGAGTGAAGAGAGCGCCCCTATGATCTGGGACACCGTAAACCGCCAGCTGCAGGGAGAGGGCTTCGGGGCCAGAGATCTGATACTGAAGTCCAATGTTACCACCGTGTGCACGACGGATGATCCCGTTGACAGTCTGGAATATCATCGTCAAATCAGCGGTCTGAAAGGTTTCGCGGCAAGTGTAGTTCCGGGCTTCCGTCCCGACAAGGCGCTTGAAATCAACCGTGCGACCTTTAAGCCTTGGGTGGCACAGCTCAGCGAGGCTGCCGGTAGAAGCATAGAGAATTACGGACAGTTTCTGGAGGCGCTGGAGAGCCGGGTAAGATTCTTCCACAGCTCGGGCGGCCGTGTATCCGACCATGCACTGGATGCGGTCAGGTATGCACCGGCTACGCTTGAAGAAGCGGCGGTGATTTTTGCCAAAGGATTAAATGGCGACAAGGTCAGTGAGCAGGAAGAAGGACAATACAAAGGGTTCACGCTTGTATTCCTGGGTAAGCTGTACAGCGAGCTGGATTGGGCTATGCAGTTCCACATCCATGCACTGCGCAATAACAACAGTGTAATGTTCGGACGCCTCGGACCGGATACAGGGTATGACTCGATCAACGACGGGGCGATTGCCGGACCGCTGGCTGGACTGCTGGATGCACTGGAGCGTGAAGGCGCTCTGCCGAAGACGATTCTCTATTCGCTGAACCCGAATGACAATCATGTCATTGCCAGTCTGATGGGCAGCTTCCAGGGCGGTGGCGTGGCCGGCAAGCTTCAGTTCGGAACCGCCTGGTGGTACAACGATAACAAGGACGGTATGCTGGAGCAGATGAAGACGCTGGCGAATCTGGGTGTACTCAGCCAGTTTGTAGGGATGCTTACCGATTCCAGAAGCTTTTTGTCCTATACCAGACATGAATATTTCCGCCGCATTCTCTGCGATCTGGTCGGCTCATGGGTAGAGGATGGCGAAGCACCGGAGGATATGGAGCTGCTCGGTGGTATGATCAAGAATATTTGCTATACCAATGCGAAGCAATATTTCAATTTCGAGCAGGTACTGGTGACCACGTAA
- a CDS encoding LacI family DNA-binding transcriptional regulator: MAPTIKDIAKLANVSHTTVSRALNNSPLIKEVTRKKIAEIAAQVGYVPNYNAKSLVLQRSHTIGLFFTSIAKGTSASFFSDTIRGVNSVIDVGYNLFIRGIDDYADYSVIHRKRFDGIILMSQSEADNKFIYHVVQQEIPIVVLNRQIEDRSIINIISNDREGAYQAGKYLIEAGHTDIAIVEGVEGFKSTQERRDGFIQALIDHGIPVRSEYMVRGNYDMPSGYQAMGSLLALDKPPSAVFCSNDDMAIGAMNKVYEEGMQVPADVSIVGFDDSGFSAFTNPSLTTVKRRIEEISEQGAHKILSLIKRPAEEDGRISIGTELIIRRSVRTLHD; encoded by the coding sequence ATGGCACCTACAATCAAAGATATCGCCAAATTGGCAAATGTTTCTCATACAACTGTGTCCAGAGCACTCAATAACAGTCCGCTGATCAAAGAGGTTACCCGCAAGAAGATTGCAGAAATAGCCGCCCAGGTTGGGTATGTTCCCAATTACAATGCCAAAAGCCTTGTGCTGCAGCGCTCCCACACCATCGGCTTGTTCTTTACCAGCATCGCCAAAGGAACTTCGGCGAGCTTCTTCTCCGACACGATCCGGGGTGTAAACAGCGTGATTGATGTGGGATACAATCTGTTTATCCGCGGGATTGATGACTATGCTGATTATTCAGTCATCCACCGCAAGAGATTCGACGGCATCATTCTGATGAGCCAGAGTGAAGCCGATAACAAATTCATCTACCATGTGGTGCAGCAGGAGATTCCGATCGTCGTGCTCAACAGGCAGATTGAAGACCGCTCTATCATCAATATCATCTCCAATGACCGGGAGGGAGCCTATCAGGCAGGCAAATACCTTATAGAAGCCGGGCATACCGATATTGCCATTGTGGAAGGGGTAGAAGGCTTCAAATCAACCCAGGAGCGCAGAGACGGCTTCATTCAGGCATTAATAGACCACGGAATTCCGGTGCGCAGCGAGTATATGGTACGCGGTAATTATGATATGCCGAGCGGATACCAGGCCATGGGCAGCCTGCTTGCACTGGATAAGCCGCCTAGCGCGGTCTTCTGTTCCAATGACGACATGGCCATCGGAGCGATGAACAAGGTATATGAAGAAGGGATGCAGGTGCCGGCGGATGTCTCCATTGTCGGCTTCGACGACAGTGGCTTCTCCGCATTCACCAATCCTTCGCTGACTACTGTGAAACGGCGGATTGAAGAAATCAGCGAACAGGGTGCGCACAAGATTCTCAGCTTGATCAAACGGCCTGCCGAGGAGGATGGACGAATCTCGATAGGCACGGAATTGATTATCAGACGCTCGGTTAGAACCCTTCACGATTAA
- a CDS encoding tagaturonate reductase produces MDQLNRKTWKSYKQYPEKVLQFGEGNFMRAFVDWQIHAMNQQAGFDGSVVVVQPLANGLSQMLNDQDGLYTLYLQGIKDGEAVKEHEVINCISRTLNPYAEHDEYMKLAENPQLRFIVSNTTEAGIAFEPGDKLTDAPQQSFPGKLTALLYRRYELFQGEASKGFIIIPCELIDRNGDELKKVVLQYAELWNLGEGFISWLNEANTFCCSLVDRIVPGYPRDSIAEITEELGYKDNLVVVGEQFHLWVIEGPQWIKDEFPAHLAGLNVLVVDDMTPYRTRKVRILNGAHTALTPVAYLYGVDTVAEAVEHEVVGPFVKSLIYEEIIPTLDLPVEELKSFADAVLERFLNPYVQHYVLSISLNSISKFKTRDLPSLLEYAESTGKLPEKLVFSLSALICFYKGQRGEESIPLADDADILEWFASLWSGWDGTEAGLRALVTEVLAAQNRWGRDLNEVFGLTDKVAEGLIAIQGKGMQQALQDLLNQPAHN; encoded by the coding sequence ATGGATCAATTGAACCGCAAAACCTGGAAGTCCTACAAGCAATATCCCGAGAAGGTACTGCAATTTGGTGAAGGCAATTTCATGCGTGCTTTTGTAGACTGGCAGATTCATGCCATGAACCAGCAGGCCGGTTTCGATGGCAGTGTGGTAGTGGTACAGCCGCTGGCGAATGGCCTTTCCCAGATGCTGAATGATCAGGACGGGTTGTATACGCTTTATTTGCAGGGTATCAAGGACGGCGAGGCCGTGAAGGAGCATGAGGTAATCAATTGTATCTCGCGCACACTGAACCCTTATGCTGAGCATGATGAATACATGAAGCTGGCCGAGAATCCGCAGCTGCGTTTCATTGTCTCCAATACGACAGAGGCGGGAATTGCCTTCGAGCCTGGCGACAAGCTGACGGATGCACCACAGCAGAGTTTCCCCGGCAAGCTGACGGCTCTCTTGTACCGTCGTTATGAGCTGTTCCAAGGCGAAGCCTCCAAGGGGTTCATCATTATTCCCTGTGAGCTGATTGACCGCAACGGCGATGAGCTGAAAAAGGTTGTGCTGCAATATGCCGAACTCTGGAATCTGGGAGAAGGGTTCATCAGCTGGCTGAATGAAGCCAACACCTTCTGCTGCAGCCTGGTGGACCGGATCGTCCCTGGGTATCCGAGGGATTCCATCGCTGAAATTACAGAGGAGCTGGGTTACAAGGATAACCTGGTAGTTGTTGGCGAGCAGTTCCATCTGTGGGTTATTGAAGGACCGCAGTGGATCAAAGATGAATTCCCGGCTCACCTGGCTGGACTGAATGTGCTGGTCGTGGACGATATGACGCCTTACCGCACCCGCAAGGTGAGAATTCTGAACGGCGCACATACTGCATTGACCCCGGTAGCCTATCTGTATGGTGTGGATACGGTAGCGGAAGCTGTCGAGCATGAGGTGGTAGGCCCGTTCGTGAAGTCATTAATATATGAAGAAATAATTCCAACCCTGGATCTGCCGGTGGAGGAACTAAAGTCTTTTGCCGATGCGGTGCTGGAACGGTTCCTGAATCCTTATGTGCAGCATTATGTGCTGAGCATCTCCCTCAATTCGATTTCCAAATTCAAAACAAGAGATTTGCCGTCCCTGCTGGAATATGCCGAATCTACAGGTAAGCTGCCGGAGAAGCTGGTATTCTCGCTTAGCGCGCTGATCTGCTTTTATAAAGGACAACGGGGAGAAGAAAGTATTCCACTGGCGGATGATGCCGATATTCTGGAATGGTTCGCTTCTCTGTGGAGTGGCTGGGATGGTACAGAAGCAGGTCTGCGTGCCTTGGTCACTGAAGTGCTGGCTGCGCAGAACCGCTGGGGACGTGATTTGAATGAGGTATTTGGTCTGACCGACAAGGTGGCCGAAGGCTTGATTGCTATCCAGGGCAAGGGCATGCAGCAGGCGCTGCAAGACTTATTGAACCAGCCCGCCCACAACTAA
- a CDS encoding UxaA family hydrolase, producing MKEVLQINDTDNVAVALKDYKAGDKIVIGGNEIEIIEDIARGHKIALSSINEAENVMKYGYPIGHATVTISPGQWVHTHNTKTNLTGVEEYSFVQKLAPNPFKAENLTFKGYRRQGGSVGIRNELWIVPTVGCVNGVAEQIINIFKAEVGDIAPFDNLLVLKHNYGCSQLGDDHDNTRTILGDAVKHPNAGGVLVLGLGCENNNLEIFRESLGSYDEDRVKFLVSQEVGNEIEEGVKLLKEIYNHVQGDCREEVALSELKIGLKCGGSDGLSGITANPLLGRLSDFMAAQGGTTVLTEVPEMFGAEKILMERAADEEVFHKVVDLINDFKQYFMDYKQPVYENPSPGNKAGGITTLEDKSLGCTQKSGTSTVMDVLKYGEAISKKGLNLLNAPGNDLVASSALAAAGCQLVIFTTGRGTPFGTFVPTMKVSTNTPLFEGKRHWIDFNAGVLVEDGSAEEVLEDFIQYIIRVASGELVNNEKNNFREIAIFKTGVTL from the coding sequence ATGAAAGAGGTACTGCAGATCAATGATACCGATAACGTGGCTGTAGCGCTTAAGGATTATAAAGCAGGCGACAAGATTGTGATCGGCGGGAATGAGATAGAGATAATTGAGGATATCGCCAGAGGCCACAAAATTGCACTCTCAAGCATTAATGAAGCCGAGAACGTAATGAAATACGGTTACCCCATCGGGCATGCCACGGTGACAATCTCCCCCGGCCAATGGGTGCATACCCACAATACCAAGACCAATCTGACCGGAGTTGAGGAATACAGCTTCGTACAAAAGCTTGCGCCCAACCCGTTCAAGGCGGAGAATCTGACCTTCAAGGGATACAGACGTCAGGGTGGCTCCGTGGGCATCCGCAATGAGCTGTGGATTGTGCCGACGGTTGGCTGTGTCAACGGCGTGGCTGAACAGATTATCAATATCTTCAAGGCTGAGGTCGGCGATATCGCTCCCTTCGACAATCTGCTGGTGCTGAAGCATAATTACGGCTGCTCCCAGCTCGGTGATGATCATGACAACACCCGTACGATCCTGGGCGATGCAGTCAAGCATCCCAATGCGGGTGGCGTGCTGGTGCTGGGGCTGGGCTGCGAGAACAACAATCTGGAGATTTTCAGAGAGTCTTTGGGCAGCTATGATGAAGACCGCGTGAAATTCCTCGTCTCCCAGGAAGTGGGCAATGAGATTGAAGAAGGCGTGAAGCTGCTAAAAGAAATCTACAACCATGTACAAGGGGATTGCCGTGAAGAGGTAGCCCTCTCCGAGCTGAAGATCGGCCTCAAATGCGGCGGCTCCGATGGACTGTCCGGCATTACCGCCAATCCGCTGCTGGGACGTCTCTCCGACTTCATGGCTGCCCAGGGCGGAACAACCGTCCTGACAGAGGTGCCCGAGATGTTTGGCGCTGAGAAAATCCTGATGGAACGGGCCGCAGATGAAGAGGTCTTCCATAAGGTTGTAGATCTGATCAATGATTTCAAGCAATATTTCATGGATTATAAGCAGCCCGTCTACGAGAATCCTTCGCCGGGCAACAAGGCCGGCGGCATTACAACCCTGGAAGACAAGTCGCTCGGCTGCACCCAGAAGTCAGGCACCTCCACGGTGATGGACGTACTGAAATACGGAGAAGCAATCAGCAAGAAGGGCCTGAACCTGCTGAACGCACCGGGCAATGACCTGGTGGCTTCTTCGGCCCTCGCCGCCGCAGGCTGCCAGCTGGTGATCTTCACGACCGGACGCGGAACGCCCTTCGGCACCTTCGTGCCTACGATGAAGGTATCGACCAATACGCCGCTGTTTGAAGGCAAACGCCACTGGATAGACTTCAACGCCGGTGTGCTGGTGGAGGATGGCTCGGCCGAAGAGGTTCTGGAGGATTTCATCCAATATATTATCCGTGTAGCCAGCGGTGAACTGGTGAACAATGAGAAGAACAATTTCCGTGAAATTGCTATTTTTAAGACAGGTGTAACACTGTAA
- a CDS encoding DUF1858 domain-containing protein, with translation MDKVLDSNDSIFNLVSQYPEVIDIMVELGFHDIAKPGMLQTAGRFMTLAKGIKLKKMDATVVKQAFERQGFVIEI, from the coding sequence ATGGACAAAGTGCTGGATAGTAACGATTCCATCTTCAATCTTGTCAGCCAGTATCCCGAAGTCATCGATATTATGGTGGAGCTGGGCTTTCATGATATTGCCAAACCGGGTATGCTGCAGACGGCCGGCCGGTTTATGACACTCGCCAAAGGAATCAAGCTGAAAAAGATGGATGCCACTGTCGTGAAGCAGGCCTTCGAACGTCAAGGCTTCGTGATTGAAATATAA
- a CDS encoding DUF438 domain-containing protein — translation MSELINNREVDVPEQGRRQAMLKEIIKELHAGKSVEEVKARFAEAVGDVTVEEISAMEHSLMTEEGIPVAEVQRLCSVHTAIFKGSIEQIHRSSKAEEQPGHPVHTFKQENREVELLVNFRLELHAGKFATNDSEEIIFKLLEDLSLLLDLDKHYSRKENLLFPYLERYGIYGPTKVMWGVDDNIRSMIKEAKAALSSYTGNREEIGSMLTLIIQEVNEMVYKEENILLPMALDKLTEDEWVKIARESDEIGFCLTSPVEEWIPERAPEPEGAVVEETEEGLSPQGFIRFETGLLSLHQLETVLNHLPVDLTFIDENDVVRYFSHGKERIFARTKAVIGRTVQNCHPPQSMHVVDKLLQDFKAGRKDAEDFWIAMKDKFIYIRYFAVRDAEGTYMGTLEFTQNIAPIRALEGQKRILSE, via the coding sequence ATGAGTGAGCTGATTAACAACCGTGAGGTTGATGTACCTGAGCAAGGCCGCCGCCAGGCGATGCTGAAGGAGATCATTAAGGAACTGCACGCAGGCAAGTCTGTAGAAGAGGTAAAGGCCCGTTTCGCAGAAGCGGTAGGGGATGTTACGGTGGAAGAGATTTCGGCGATGGAGCATTCCTTGATGACAGAGGAAGGAATTCCGGTTGCTGAGGTTCAGCGGCTCTGTTCGGTGCATACGGCGATTTTTAAAGGCTCCATCGAACAGATTCACCGTTCATCCAAGGCTGAGGAGCAGCCGGGGCATCCTGTACACACGTTCAAGCAGGAGAACCGTGAGGTGGAACTGCTGGTTAACTTTCGATTGGAGCTGCATGCCGGTAAATTCGCCACAAATGACAGTGAAGAGATCATCTTCAAGCTGCTGGAGGATCTGAGCCTGCTGCTCGATCTTGACAAGCATTATAGCCGTAAGGAGAATCTGCTGTTTCCATACCTGGAGCGCTATGGCATCTATGGGCCAACCAAAGTGATGTGGGGGGTGGACGACAATATCCGCAGCATGATTAAAGAGGCCAAGGCGGCACTCAGTTCTTATACAGGCAACCGCGAGGAGATCGGCTCCATGCTGACCTTGATCATTCAGGAAGTCAATGAAATGGTCTACAAAGAGGAGAACATCCTGCTGCCGATGGCTCTCGACAAATTAACGGAAGATGAATGGGTCAAAATTGCCCGTGAAAGCGATGAGATCGGCTTCTGCCTGACTTCGCCAGTGGAGGAATGGATTCCGGAGCGCGCTCCCGAGCCAGAAGGAGCCGTTGTGGAAGAGACAGAGGAAGGTCTTTCACCGCAAGGCTTTATCCGCTTCGAGACGGGGCTTCTGTCGCTGCATCAGCTGGAGACGGTGCTGAATCATCTGCCGGTCGATCTGACTTTCATCGATGAGAATGATGTCGTGCGTTACTTCTCGCATGGCAAGGAACGTATCTTTGCCCGTACGAAGGCTGTAATCGGCCGCACTGTGCAGAACTGCCATCCCCCGCAGAGCATGCATGTAGTGGATAAGCTGCTGCAGGATTTCAAGGCAGGCCGCAAGGACGCCGAGGATTTCTGGATTGCGATGAAAGACAAGTTTATCTACATTCGTTATTTCGCTGTCCGCGATGCAGAGGGCACTTACATGGGCACGCTGGAATTCACCCAGAATATTGCCCCGATTCGTGCGCTGGAAGGACAGAAGCGTATTTTGTCCGAATAG